From one Aeropyrum camini SY1 = JCM 12091 genomic stretch:
- a CDS encoding MFS transporter — MALPGLGLKGSLLLALAGFAGLMDTAFLLGVVAAYAEHLGASKAEAGFIAGLYSMVAIPASLAAGLAVDKVGRKKALVAGLAWDTLAIALYTTASTPGELALYRALHAIGGSLVYPAFFSIVGDAGGRGREGSAAGRYLAVVGAAVALGSAGGGRAAEALGFQNALRLLALILALGTAAAIALPYRDPGVIRRGGVARGLAASKARVLGAAATMASLYLGFGVLVGGLSTALTGEGVAGGEEEASAVAGMAIGLASLTSLPAFLLAGRLIDAGRGALAIASATASALAGASLLAQAHSAGEVALFAALYGPLIGAGMTLSTYLAITVPPWSRGTSVAVQQVSNILGVALGAPLGGILSGAMGLEGIAVGVSLSTLLLAFSSLLALRAAGARSSG; from the coding sequence TTGGCCCTGCCCGGCCTAGGGCTCAAAGGTAGCCTGCTCCTAGCTCTAGCTGGCTTTGCAGGCCTGATGGACACGGCGTTCCTACTAGGAGTTGTCGCGGCGTATGCCGAGCACCTGGGAGCCTCAAAAGCGGAGGCGGGCTTCATAGCTGGGCTATACAGCATGGTAGCCATACCAGCCAGCCTCGCCGCAGGCCTAGCCGTGGACAAGGTTGGCAGGAAGAAGGCCCTAGTGGCAGGGCTGGCATGGGATACGCTGGCCATAGCCCTCTACACCACCGCCTCCACCCCCGGGGAGCTGGCTCTCTACAGGGCGCTCCACGCCATAGGGGGGAGCCTAGTCTACCCCGCGTTCTTCTCTATAGTGGGAGACGCGGGCGGGAGGGGGAGGGAGGGCTCGGCGGCTGGACGCTACCTGGCGGTGGTGGGTGCAGCTGTCGCCCTAGGCTCGGCCGGGGGCGGGCGGGCCGCTGAGGCTCTCGGATTCCAGAACGCGCTAAGGCTCCTTGCCCTCATACTAGCCCTCGGCACCGCCGCCGCCATAGCCCTCCCCTACAGAGACCCAGGGGTCATAAGGAGGGGCGGGGTAGCCCGGGGCCTCGCCGCCTCCAAGGCTAGGGTGCTAGGGGCGGCGGCTACAATGGCCAGCCTCTACCTGGGCTTTGGAGTGCTAGTAGGCGGTTTATCCACAGCCCTAACAGGGGAGGGGGTAGCTGGGGGTGAGGAGGAGGCATCGGCGGTTGCAGGGATGGCTATAGGCCTAGCTTCCCTAACATCGCTGCCAGCCTTCCTCCTCGCCGGCAGGCTTATAGACGCTGGCCGCGGCGCCCTGGCGATAGCGTCTGCAACTGCCTCAGCGCTAGCCGGTGCCTCGCTTCTAGCCCAGGCCCACTCCGCCGGGGAGGTAGCCCTCTTCGCCGCCCTCTACGGCCCCCTCATAGGGGCTGGCATGACCCTCAGCACATACCTGGCCATAACAGTCCCTCCATGGTCGAGGGGCACCTCAGTAGCGGTGCAGCAGGTGAGCAACATACTTGGAGTAGCCCTGGGAGCCCCCCTCGGCGGGATCCTAAGCGGGGCCATGGGGCTCGAGGGTATAGCTGTTGGAGTCTCCTTAAGCACGCTCCTACTCGCCTTCTCCTCCCTCCTAGCCCTCAGGGCGGCGGGGGCGAGGTCCTCAGGTTAA
- a CDS encoding M20/M25/M40 family metallo-hydrolase — protein sequence MASVVELLSRLVEVESVNDPSASRYVGVSEGEEVRRILKEHTGLDMELVENEGVPILLYMTGSGRPVTLFMAHFDVVPPGHGWRVTEPFKPLVLEGRLYGRGAADDKSNVAAISLALSGFEPARGTVVAAFTGDEEIGGGRGAGWLAERLRSEGLWPDYVVNGDGSMGAVITRRRNAFNAVVRVKRESGEAEGVSRSVKKLGLRVRGRPTRHAAYFIPGVDTHPLLEAAALVREAGLLASSLSGEWVKSNVLPGSVELEALEPGGDGSGVYDAGLTALLASLIPLSRITPTGLLYSDYGVTATPNVYRLEGGWHEVVVDVRAMTGDRSVVEEAVARSLEESLGSRVEWEYRVEGGGGYLYTPRSAELVRLALAINTSLGLPGEPREAAGASDSRYFSPRGSQAIDYGPLGGNIHGPDEYVYIGHLEVAVEFYRRLASTIHG from the coding sequence TTGGCCAGTGTTGTTGAGCTGCTATCCAGGCTTGTCGAGGTGGAGAGTGTAAACGATCCTTCCGCTAGCAGGTATGTTGGTGTTAGCGAGGGGGAGGAGGTTAGGCGTATTTTGAAGGAGCATACGGGGCTGGACATGGAGCTTGTGGAGAACGAGGGCGTGCCCATACTACTCTACATGACGGGCTCCGGGAGGCCTGTGACCCTCTTCATGGCCCACTTTGACGTAGTCCCCCCGGGGCATGGATGGAGAGTTACCGAGCCGTTCAAGCCCCTAGTGCTCGAGGGGAGGCTCTACGGGCGGGGCGCCGCAGACGACAAGTCCAACGTGGCCGCGATATCGCTCGCCCTCTCGGGCTTCGAGCCCGCCCGCGGCACTGTTGTGGCCGCCTTCACTGGGGACGAGGAGATAGGCGGGGGGAGAGGGGCTGGATGGCTAGCCGAGAGGCTGAGGTCCGAGGGGCTATGGCCGGACTACGTTGTTAACGGTGACGGCAGCATGGGGGCTGTCATAACGAGGAGGAGGAACGCCTTCAACGCTGTAGTGAGGGTCAAGAGGGAGAGCGGGGAGGCCGAGGGGGTGTCGAGGAGCGTGAAAAAGCTGGGGCTCCGGGTGAGGGGGAGGCCCACGAGGCATGCAGCCTACTTCATCCCAGGGGTAGACACCCACCCCCTCCTGGAGGCCGCCGCCCTCGTCAGGGAGGCTGGCCTGCTCGCCTCGAGCCTCAGCGGCGAGTGGGTGAAGAGCAACGTACTCCCCGGGAGCGTAGAGCTCGAGGCTCTAGAGCCTGGCGGCGACGGCTCGGGGGTATACGACGCCGGCCTCACAGCACTCCTAGCAAGCCTCATACCCCTCTCCCGAATAACGCCCACAGGCCTCCTCTACAGCGACTACGGCGTCACGGCGACGCCCAACGTCTACAGGCTAGAGGGGGGCTGGCACGAGGTTGTTGTCGACGTTAGGGCCATGACCGGTGACCGGAGCGTCGTCGAGGAGGCGGTTGCCAGGAGCCTCGAGGAGAGCCTGGGGTCGAGGGTTGAGTGGGAGTACAGGGTCGAGGGTGGGGGAGGCTACCTCTACACCCCCCGCAGCGCCGAGCTCGTGAGACTCGCCCTAGCCATAAACACGTCGCTAGGCCTCCCCGGCGAGCCGAGGGAGGCTGCGGGGGCGAGTGACAGCAGGTACTTCAGCCCGCGGGGCTCCCAGGCTATAGACTACGGCCCCCTCGGCGGCAACATACACGGGCCCGACGAGTACGTCTATATAGGCCATCTTGAGGTTGCGGTAGAGTTCTACAGGCGACTCGCAAGCACGATACACGGGTAG
- a CDS encoding ABC transporter permease, translating to MRLWSVKTILWKELLDLSRDYKTLAYVVVLPLVALPGLALFSGGLYSAQSIDVYIVDADGSELSSLFAEGLSRYLEGGLPGVDVNVEIVRGVEGFDTPFGSIAVVIPEGFSSGLEDLDGRVSIKLVVTPGSPLAGQVASLVEGYTSQFERAVVESRVSRLADAAGVEVDVDNLLDPLEVEREYIGFGGGAAGARGEAVAMSARVVAFSLFFVVNPAIVFVSDSIVGERERRTLEKLLLTGASRLEILAGKMAAAAALGLAAAAADSLALVAFFALSGFGLLLTPLLVVSWAASSTLLVVLTAGITAFISARSETIRSAQSGSFIVLMIALAIYFSALVVDYSRLPFWISIALQAIPFTHASLAVIKASVGDLMATTLHMTVLAGFTALFIAAAAREFSSERIILLK from the coding sequence TTGAGGCTATGGTCGGTGAAGACTATACTTTGGAAGGAGCTTCTCGACCTATCCCGCGATTACAAGACCCTGGCATACGTCGTGGTGCTACCCCTAGTCGCCCTCCCAGGTCTCGCCCTCTTCTCTGGGGGGCTCTACTCGGCCCAGTCTATAGACGTCTACATAGTGGATGCCGACGGCTCCGAACTCTCGAGCTTGTTCGCCGAGGGTCTTTCCAGGTATCTGGAGGGGGGCTTGCCGGGTGTGGATGTTAATGTGGAGATAGTAAGGGGGGTGGAGGGCTTCGACACCCCCTTTGGCTCCATAGCTGTGGTGATACCAGAGGGTTTTTCAAGTGGCCTTGAGGACCTCGATGGTAGAGTGTCTATAAAGCTCGTGGTGACGCCCGGCAGCCCCCTTGCAGGCCAGGTAGCGTCTCTTGTGGAGGGCTACACGTCGCAGTTCGAGAGGGCTGTTGTGGAGAGCAGGGTTTCCAGGCTGGCCGATGCTGCTGGTGTCGAGGTTGACGTTGACAATCTCCTAGACCCTCTGGAGGTGGAGAGGGAGTACATAGGCTTTGGAGGGGGTGCTGCGGGCGCCCGGGGCGAGGCGGTTGCTATGAGCGCTAGGGTTGTTGCCTTCAGCCTCTTCTTCGTGGTTAACCCGGCGATAGTTTTCGTCTCCGACTCTATAGTGGGGGAGAGGGAGAGGAGGACGCTGGAGAAGCTGCTGCTCACGGGGGCGTCGAGGCTGGAGATTCTCGCTGGCAAGATGGCTGCAGCCGCTGCTCTAGGACTTGCCGCTGCGGCTGCGGATAGTCTAGCGCTGGTAGCGTTCTTCGCTCTCTCCGGCTTCGGTCTGCTCCTCACCCCCCTTCTAGTGGTATCGTGGGCGGCCTCCTCCACCCTCCTTGTCGTGCTAACGGCGGGGATTACGGCATTCATTAGCGCGAGGAGCGAGACGATCAGGTCCGCGCAGAGCGGGTCTTTCATAGTGTTGATGATAGCCCTAGCCATATACTTCTCCGCACTTGTGGTCGACTATTCGAGACTCCCCTTCTGGATCTCCATAGCACTCCAGGCAATACCCTTCACACACGCCAGCCTGGCCGTCATAAAAGCGTCTGTGGGCGACCTCATGGCCACAACCCTGCACATGACCGTGCTCGCAGGCTTCACAGCCCTCTTCATAGCAGCGGCTGCACGAGAGTTCTCAAGCGAGAGGATTATCCTTCTTAAGTAG
- a CDS encoding ABC transporter ATP-binding protein: MDKNSCGCLEGGYAACLCGVTKSVRGRPILKGVTLAVGFGEIHVLAGLNGAGKTTSLRVLMGLLSRDSGEARVLGVDPWSRGFEPVKREVGYLPEDASVYERLTGMENILFYARLYSGWRGVEELVENAVLYSGLSREDLSRRAGGYSKGMKRRLLLGITLMSKPRLVVLDEPTSGVDPIASNRIKKILKGLSREGRAILVTTHDLSFAEEIADRVTIIHGGLTVASGHPHRLMEEYCGETLEEAFVNVVTGDGC, translated from the coding sequence GTGGACAAGAATAGTTGCGGCTGTCTAGAGGGGGGCTACGCAGCCTGCCTCTGCGGTGTTACGAAGAGTGTTAGGGGGAGGCCTATACTGAAGGGTGTTACGCTTGCCGTGGGCTTCGGCGAGATCCACGTGCTTGCGGGGCTCAATGGGGCTGGGAAGACGACTAGCTTGAGGGTGTTGATGGGCCTCCTCTCGCGTGACTCGGGGGAGGCGAGGGTCCTTGGTGTAGACCCTTGGAGCAGGGGGTTCGAGCCTGTTAAGAGGGAGGTGGGCTACCTGCCAGAGGATGCCTCGGTCTATGAGAGGCTGACCGGCATGGAGAACATACTTTTCTATGCTAGGCTCTACTCGGGCTGGCGCGGTGTAGAGGAGCTGGTGGAGAACGCCGTGCTCTACAGCGGCCTTTCGCGCGAGGACCTCTCTAGGAGGGCTGGGGGGTATAGTAAGGGTATGAAGAGGAGGCTCCTCCTGGGTATAACGCTCATGTCCAAGCCCAGGCTCGTGGTGCTCGACGAGCCCACCTCCGGGGTGGATCCGATAGCATCAAATAGAATAAAGAAGATTTTGAAGGGTCTTTCGCGTGAGGGGAGGGCTATACTCGTCACGACACACGATCTTTCGTTTGCGGAGGAGATTGCGGATAGGGTGACCATAATACATGGGGGTTTGACTGTTGCCAGCGGCCATCCGCACAGGCTTATGGAGGAGTATTGTGGGGAGACGTTGGAGGAGGCTTTCGTAAACGTAGTCACGGGTGACGGCTGTTGA
- a CDS encoding phosphopantothenate/pantothenate synthetase, with the protein MHEGFEIPRSHPRYESLVARERLVEMFEKGVVVPQGLIAHGRGECFDYLLGEKSHDFALEAGRATAAYLLLSRRPVISVNGNYAALAAGEIARLSEVLGGRAMVEVNIFYRTEERVRRIHEVLESAGVRGLLPPDCEKTRVPGLESPRGIVCAEGIASADFVLVAIEDGDRTEALVRWGKRVAAIDLNPFSRTAQKASVTIVDEAVRATRNIAGFVEELSGASEDRLRSIVEGYNNREILSRAFRAILDRLSSAAESGILT; encoded by the coding sequence TTGCATGAGGGCTTTGAGATACCTAGGAGCCATCCTAGGTATGAGTCTCTCGTTGCTAGGGAGAGGCTTGTTGAGATGTTTGAGAAGGGGGTTGTGGTGCCTCAGGGGCTTATAGCCCATGGGAGGGGGGAGTGTTTTGACTATCTTCTGGGGGAGAAGAGCCACGATTTCGCTCTTGAGGCTGGGAGGGCGACGGCGGCGTACCTGCTGTTGTCGAGGAGGCCTGTGATCTCCGTTAACGGGAACTACGCGGCGCTAGCCGCGGGTGAGATTGCGAGGCTATCCGAGGTCCTCGGGGGCAGGGCTATGGTGGAGGTTAACATATTTTATAGGACTGAGGAGAGGGTGAGGAGGATACACGAGGTCCTCGAGTCCGCCGGTGTTAGGGGTCTACTACCCCCGGACTGCGAGAAGACCCGGGTTCCCGGCCTGGAGAGCCCCCGCGGCATAGTTTGTGCTGAGGGCATAGCCTCCGCAGACTTCGTGCTGGTCGCCATAGAGGATGGTGACAGGACCGAGGCTCTTGTTAGGTGGGGTAAGAGGGTTGCAGCTATAGATCTCAACCCGTTCAGCAGGACGGCGCAGAAGGCTAGTGTGACTATAGTGGACGAGGCTGTCCGGGCCACTAGGAATATAGCCGGGTTTGTTGAGGAGCTTTCCGGAGCGAGCGAGGATAGGCTTAGGAGTATTGTGGAGGGCTATAACAACAGGGAGATACTCTCGAGGGCTTTCAGGGCTATATTAGATAGGCTCTCCAGCGCCGCTGAGTCGGGCATTCTCACCTAG
- a CDS encoding pantoate kinase codes for MVRCVSTPHHITALFRPVPGPGPGYSGSIGAGLAVEPRARFCRGLEELEGEYRLPQFEKAAGLLGARPRGRLVHPLPPGRGYAVSAASAILGALAASVESGVGVLRAYRAAHDVEVSMSTGLGDVASIACGIGLVIRYSPGPPGEALVDCIPTGPGLYIVAGEAGSMDTSRLIGLYSSQRFVDEVSRSLSRIFREPSLDRFFEEAEKVTTLLGLDSKLVGVEAGRIITGVDDVYGYYVKKRVLVVAVGEESVGEIARRMARAGLAVRLLKPSTGPPRVE; via the coding sequence GTGGTTCGCTGCGTTTCAACTCCACACCATATAACAGCGCTGTTCAGGCCTGTCCCCGGGCCCGGCCCTGGCTATAGCGGCAGTATAGGGGCTGGGCTGGCTGTGGAGCCTAGGGCAAGGTTCTGCCGAGGCTTAGAGGAGTTGGAGGGGGAATATAGGCTCCCCCAGTTTGAGAAGGCTGCAGGGCTCCTGGGGGCTAGGCCGCGTGGACGGCTGGTACACCCTTTACCCCCGGGGAGGGGGTATGCGGTTAGCGCCGCCTCTGCGATACTCGGCGCTCTTGCCGCGTCTGTTGAGAGTGGCGTGGGCGTGCTTAGAGCCTATAGGGCTGCCCACGATGTCGAGGTTTCAATGTCCACGGGCCTGGGAGACGTGGCCTCCATAGCCTGTGGCATTGGCCTCGTGATCCGATACTCCCCAGGGCCTCCGGGTGAGGCTCTTGTGGACTGCATCCCCACAGGCCCCGGGCTCTATATAGTGGCGGGTGAGGCCGGCTCAATGGACACCAGCAGGCTTATAGGATTGTATTCTAGCCAGAGGTTTGTGGACGAGGTTTCCCGTAGCCTCTCCAGAATATTCAGGGAGCCTAGCTTGGACAGGTTCTTCGAGGAGGCTGAGAAGGTGACCACGCTGCTGGGGCTTGACTCGAAGCTGGTGGGCGTCGAGGCGGGCCGGATAATTACTGGGGTGGACGACGTCTACGGGTACTACGTAAAGAAGAGGGTGCTGGTGGTTGCCGTGGGTGAGGAGTCTGTCGGGGAGATAGCCAGGAGGATGGCAAGGGCGGGGCTTGCTGTGAGGCTTCTCAAACCCTCCACAGGCCCTCCTAGAGTGGAGTAG
- the hxlB gene encoding 6-phospho-3-hexuloisomerase gives MQLNIYLRDSKLSHPVFKTMSEIALFIINSINEIDVGQVDRFVEELERVYREGRKVLVMGAGRSGLVGKAFAMRLLHLGFNSYVLGETIVPSVREGDLVVAISGSGRTKVIVTAAETAKQVGATVAAITTYPDSPLGGLADIVVRVPGRTKSSKMDDYFARQILGIHEPLAPLGTLFEDTTMIFLDGVIYSLMTRLGIDEEYMRNMHANVEL, from the coding sequence GTGCAGCTTAACATATACCTCAGGGACTCCAAGCTCTCCCACCCCGTCTTCAAAACAATGTCGGAAATAGCACTCTTCATAATAAACTCTATAAACGAGATAGACGTGGGCCAGGTAGACCGTTTTGTCGAAGAGCTGGAAAGGGTCTACAGGGAGGGGCGCAAGGTTCTTGTAATGGGGGCCGGCAGGAGCGGCCTCGTGGGCAAGGCGTTCGCAATGCGGCTCCTACACCTAGGCTTCAACTCCTATGTCCTCGGCGAAACCATAGTACCCAGCGTCAGAGAGGGCGACCTGGTCGTGGCGATATCCGGCTCGGGTAGGACTAAGGTGATAGTTACGGCTGCTGAGACGGCTAAACAGGTTGGAGCCACAGTAGCTGCCATAACTACATACCCCGACAGCCCCCTGGGAGGCCTCGCAGACATAGTGGTTAGGGTGCCAGGCCGGACAAAGTCCAGCAAGATGGACGACTACTTCGCCCGCCAGATACTTGGTATACACGAGCCCCTAGCCCCCCTAGGAACCCTCTTCGAAGACACCACAATGATTTTCCTCGACGGAGTGATATACTCCCTCATGACCAGGCTCGGCATAGACGAGGAGTACATGAGGAACATGCATGCCAACGTAGAGCTATGA
- a CDS encoding ZPR1 zinc finger domain-containing protein encodes MAGESPGGDVLERLIAESGKTPIKIAEVDNAVCPACGARAMKISEYLYSVPYFNNIIIGVGECRSCGYRYRDVRLAEATEPKKIIVTVKGEKQLRYLLAKSPLSAVYIPETGLEMIPGAVSVGFITTVEGILHRFHEVAQVACKEGVVDPEDLEKCKGVIKWIEEAIEGRRAFTLVICDFDGLSRVIGEPQYVREEDIDEKCSSLKPGFME; translated from the coding sequence TTGGCCGGAGAATCTCCTGGAGGCGATGTTCTAGAAAGGCTTATAGCTGAGAGTGGGAAAACCCCCATTAAGATAGCTGAGGTTGATAATGCGGTATGTCCGGCCTGCGGAGCACGAGCCATGAAAATCTCCGAGTATCTATACAGCGTTCCATATTTCAACAATATAATCATCGGAGTAGGCGAGTGTAGGAGCTGTGGCTACAGGTATAGGGATGTGCGATTAGCAGAGGCGACGGAGCCTAAGAAAATTATTGTCACTGTTAAGGGTGAAAAGCAGCTGAGGTATCTCCTGGCCAAGTCGCCCTTGTCAGCAGTGTACATACCAGAGACGGGTCTGGAAATGATACCCGGTGCAGTTAGTGTTGGTTTCATAACAACTGTTGAGGGGATACTCCATAGGTTCCATGAGGTGGCCCAGGTAGCGTGTAAGGAGGGCGTTGTTGATCCGGAGGATCTTGAGAAGTGCAAGGGCGTTATAAAGTGGATAGAGGAGGCTATAGAGGGTAGACGGGCTTTTACACTTGTCATCTGCGACTTTGACGGGCTTAGCAGGGTTATAGGAGAACCCCAATATGTGCGAGAGGAGGACATTGACGAGAAGTGCAGCTCGCTGAAGCCAGGGTTCATGGAGTAG
- the hsp20 gene encoding archaeal heat shock protein Hsp20, which yields MSWFRRRRKSFFDIIEDIFREFEEEFRELEEEFEKLASRVQSGGEELGKGPYIYGVRITIGPDGVPKVEEFGNIRMARGRPQIREEMEPLVDVIERDDEVWIVADIPGASKDKIKVRATEDKVVIKAENGKKYYKEVELPAKVDPKSAKASYRNGVLEIKLRKVKPAEEGTEVKVE from the coding sequence ATGAGCTGGTTTAGGAGGAGGAGAAAGAGCTTCTTCGACATAATCGAGGATATATTCAGGGAGTTTGAGGAGGAATTTAGAGAGCTAGAAGAGGAGTTCGAGAAGCTGGCTTCAAGGGTTCAGAGCGGGGGAGAGGAGCTCGGCAAAGGCCCCTACATATACGGAGTGAGGATAACAATAGGCCCAGACGGTGTTCCCAAGGTTGAGGAGTTTGGTAACATAAGGATGGCTAGGGGGAGGCCTCAGATTAGGGAGGAGATGGAGCCGCTGGTGGACGTTATTGAGAGAGACGACGAAGTATGGATTGTAGCCGATATTCCCGGAGCTAGCAAGGATAAGATTAAAGTTAGGGCTACTGAGGATAAGGTTGTGATAAAGGCGGAGAACGGGAAGAAATATTATAAAGAGGTGGAGCTGCCGGCTAAAGTGGATCCCAAGAGCGCTAAAGCGTCCTACAGGAACGGCGTCCTAGAGATTAAGCTGAGGAAGGTTAAGCCCGCTGAGGAGGGTACTGAGGTTAAGGTTGAGTAG
- a CDS encoding digeranylgeranylglycerophospholipid reductase — protein MATEYRYDVVIVGLGPAGSSLAYLLKDTGLKVAGLDIADFSRVWGKPCGDAIGKGHFLETGLPLPKGEAMMQIVNAVDIYSPSEEVKIRLSEPEGGFMIDRNKYGLQLLEEAEKSGVDVYLNTHALSPIIENGKLAGVYAKKHGEDGDVYIKFYSKIVVDATGSGGAIKRKLPSSWPVVEPLKPTDSAVAYRKIVELDYDIEEPDVIRIYINADIAPGGYWWLFPKGRRIANIGIGVQRGRGYPHPRHLYEKYLSRRPDTGRVVRLLNEAGALLPTRRPANTIVWDNFVSIGDNAYTVNPVHGGGMGYAMTAAMYAARGIEKAFEKGDYSVETLWDVNLGYMRSTGAKQAGLDILRIYLQTLTNEEVEWAMRNGLANVDSLVEASTQGEIRRLNLTLLEKAKVLAKLLGRPTKLMELLVVAEYMSKVKKLYYEYPENPKDLAKWVDRVENLYREYKTRLGVDW, from the coding sequence TTGGCTACAGAGTATAGGTATGATGTTGTTATAGTTGGTCTTGGACCAGCGGGATCCTCCCTAGCATACCTCCTCAAGGATACCGGGCTTAAAGTAGCGGGATTGGATATAGCAGACTTTAGCAGAGTCTGGGGCAAACCCTGTGGCGACGCTATAGGTAAGGGACACTTCCTAGAGACAGGCCTACCGCTTCCGAAGGGAGAGGCCATGATGCAGATCGTAAACGCGGTGGATATCTACAGCCCCTCAGAGGAGGTGAAAATCAGGCTCTCCGAGCCGGAAGGAGGGTTCATGATAGATAGGAACAAGTATGGGCTACAGCTTCTAGAGGAGGCTGAAAAGTCGGGTGTTGACGTCTACCTGAATACACATGCTCTATCACCTATTATCGAGAATGGAAAGCTGGCTGGTGTTTATGCAAAGAAGCATGGAGAAGACGGAGACGTCTACATAAAGTTCTACTCGAAAATAGTTGTAGATGCCACTGGCAGTGGAGGCGCTATTAAGAGGAAGCTCCCGAGCAGCTGGCCCGTGGTCGAGCCCTTGAAACCCACCGATAGCGCCGTGGCATATAGGAAGATAGTAGAGCTCGACTATGACATAGAGGAGCCCGACGTTATAAGGATTTACATAAACGCCGATATAGCGCCAGGCGGTTACTGGTGGCTCTTCCCAAAGGGGAGGAGGATAGCCAACATAGGGATAGGCGTTCAGAGGGGCCGGGGGTATCCACACCCCAGACACCTCTACGAGAAATATCTATCGAGGAGGCCCGACACAGGCAGGGTTGTAAGGCTTCTAAATGAGGCTGGGGCATTATTGCCGACACGTAGGCCCGCCAACACGATAGTATGGGACAACTTTGTTAGTATAGGGGACAACGCCTACACTGTAAACCCTGTACACGGTGGCGGTATGGGTTATGCCATGACCGCCGCTATGTATGCCGCTAGAGGCATCGAAAAAGCTTTTGAGAAGGGCGACTATTCTGTTGAGACTCTCTGGGACGTAAACCTAGGCTACATGAGGAGTACTGGCGCGAAACAGGCGGGGCTAGACATTCTAAGGATATACCTCCAGACCCTGACCAACGAGGAGGTAGAGTGGGCTATGAGGAATGGGCTGGCAAACGTTGATAGCCTCGTGGAGGCTAGCACCCAGGGTGAGATAAGGAGGCTGAACTTAACGCTGCTCGAAAAGGCTAAGGTCCTGGCTAAGCTGCTCGGAAGGCCTACAAAGCTTATGGAACTGCTGGTAGTGGCAGAATACATGTCTAAGGTCAAGAAGCTATACTACGAATACCCGGAGAATCCTAAGGACCTAGCAAAATGGGTAGACAGGGTTGAGAACCTCTACAGGGAATACAAGACTCGTCTCGGCGTCGACTGGTAG
- the rimI gene encoding ribosomal protein S18-alanine N-acetyltransferase codes for MNREAQESQGDVRIRKARAQDIPVVMEINLESLPENYWYGFYKYILDNWGEAFLVAEIRGEIVGYAMSRVEHTSDPVLLGMKDELEGDKSVIEKILDAIRNQLSEERPVGHLVSIAVRPKFRGRGIGSMLLSETIYVMENVYKVDAIFLEVRVSNTPAIRLYEKFGFRKVRRIRGYYRDGEDAFVMVKRLI; via the coding sequence ATGAACCGAGAAGCCCAAGAGAGCCAGGGAGATGTGAGAATAAGGAAGGCTAGGGCTCAGGATATACCTGTAGTTATGGAGATAAATCTAGAGAGCCTCCCAGAGAACTACTGGTACGGCTTTTACAAGTACATTCTTGACAACTGGGGGGAAGCGTTCCTAGTAGCTGAGATTAGGGGGGAGATAGTAGGCTACGCTATGAGTAGGGTGGAGCACACCTCTGATCCAGTGCTTCTCGGTATGAAGGATGAGCTCGAGGGGGATAAGAGTGTTATAGAGAAGATACTGGACGCGATTAGAAATCAGCTGAGCGAGGAAAGGCCGGTGGGGCATCTGGTGTCCATAGCTGTGAGACCCAAATTCCGGGGGCGGGGGATAGGGTCTATGCTGTTGAGCGAGACGATATATGTAATGGAAAATGTGTATAAAGTTGACGCAATATTTCTCGAGGTAAGAGTTTCGAACACCCCTGCAATAAGGCTCTACGAGAAGTTCGGATTTAGAAAAGTTAGGAGGATTAGAGGGTACTACAGAGATGGCGAGGACGCGTTTGTAATGGTGAAAAGACTGATATAA